A DNA window from Rhipicephalus sanguineus isolate Rsan-2018 chromosome 8, BIME_Rsan_1.4, whole genome shotgun sequence contains the following coding sequences:
- the LOC119403576 gene encoding uncharacterized protein LOC119403576, whose protein sequence is MGLYSELIDELRDKDSALAELDRQIAYALDDEEFDEEIMDAIEYHEKIVKAVNRLRSALGARASVGPTLIEANQSRHAWTRDGSSNSMGAAHSDVTSQNLNDQRRPRAPGLEDALPNLQVPIFSGESSQWPGFWEHYEATINTHPDPTGIEKFEYLKTYLAGTAKRAIELIQLNEANNNIAAKVLIERYGRKDLLIEDHTDSLLAI, encoded by the coding sequence gaacttATCGACGAGCTTCGCGACAAGGACTCCGCTCTCGCTGAACTGGACAGACAGATCGCCTACGCCCTTGACGATGAGGAGTTTGACGAGGAAATTATGGACGCGATTGAGTACCACGAGAAGATTGTGAAAGCCGTCAACAGGCTTCGGTCCGCGCTTGGAGCGCGTGCATCGGTTGGTCCTACCCTCATCGAAGCCAACCAGTCGAGGCACGCGTGGACAAGAGATGGATCCAGCAATTCCATGGGAGCAGCCCACTCGGACGTGACCAGTCAAAACCTCAACGATCAGCGTAGGCCGCGAGCACCAGGCCTAGAAGACGCCCTGCCGAACCTTCAAGTACCCATCTTCAGCGGCGAGAGCAGTCAGTGGCCggggttctgggagcactacgaggcgaccattaACACGCACCCCGATCCcaccggtatcgagaagttcGAGTACTTGAAGACTTACTTGGCCGGCACTGCGAAGCGAGCCATCGAATTGATACAGCTGAATGAAGCGAACAACAATATCGCAGCCAAGGTGCTCATCGAACGATATGGCCGAAAAGACCTCCTCATCGAGGACCACACAGACAGCTTGCTTGCCATTTAA